A single region of the Sciurus carolinensis chromosome 16, mSciCar1.2, whole genome shotgun sequence genome encodes:
- the Pdp2 gene encoding pyruvate dehydrogenase [acetyl-transferring]-phosphatase 2, mitochondrial: MSSTVSCRILNSARNHLATFQGGRRLYSRCISNRNQSKWRLFSRVPLTLKNSSPCGGFALRKAYRHTSTEEEDFHLQLSPEQVNEVLRAGESAHKMIDLNSAVPNSVLRFESNQLAANSPVEDRRGVASCLQTSGLMFGIFDGHGGHACAQAVSERLFYYVAVSLMSHQTLEQMEGAMENMKPLLPILQWLKHPGDSIYKDVTSVHLDHLRVYWQELLDLHMEMGLSIEEALMYSFQRLDSDISLEIQAPLEDEVAKNLSLQVAFSGATACMAHVNGVHLHVANAGDCRAILGVQEDNGMWSCLPLTCDHNAWNPSELSRLKREHPESEDKTIIIDDRLLGVLMPCRAFGDVQLKWSKELQRNVLERGFDTEALNIYQFTPPHYYTPPYLTAKPEVTYHRLRPQDKFLVLASDGLWDMLGNEDVVRLVVGHLSKAGCHKPDLAQRPANLGLMQSLLLQRKASGLHAADQNAATHLIRHAIGSNEYGEMEPERLTAMLTLPEDLARMYRDDITVTVVYFNSDSIDAYYKGS, from the coding sequence ATGTCAAGTACTGTATCCTGCCGGATCTTAAATTCTGCAAGGAACCACCTTGCCACATTCCAAGGGGGCAGACGCTTATACTCAAGGTGTATTTCAAATAGGAATCAATCGAAATGGAGGCTCTTTTCCCGGGTGCCACTTACCCTGAAAAACAGTTCCCCTTGTGGTGGCTTTGCTCTGCGGAAAGCCTACAGACACACATCAACAGAGGAAGAGGATTTCCACTTGCAGCTCAGTCCTGAGCAGGTAAATGAAGTGCTTCGTGCTGGCGAATCAGCCCACAAGATGATTGACTTGAACAGTGCAGTTCCAAATTCAGTATTGCGGTTTGAGAGTAACCAGCTAGCTGCCAATTCCCCAGTGGAGGACCGGCGAGGTGTAGCCTCCTGCTTGCAGACAAGTGGACTGATGTTTGGCATCTTTGATGGACATGGTGGTCATGCATGTGCGCAAGCAGTGAGTGAGAGGCTCTTCTATTATGTGGCAGTGTCCCTGATGTCCCACCAGACCTTGGAGCAGATGGAGGGAGCAATGGAGAACATGAAGCCCCTGCTGCCCATCCTGCAGTGGCTCAAACACCCTGGGGACAGTATCTATAAGGATGTCACTTCAGTGCATCTTGACCACCTCCGTGTCTACTGGCAGGAGCTACTTGATTTACACATGGAAATGGGACTGAGCATTGAGGAAGCATTAATGTACTCATTCCAGAGACTGGATTCTGATATCTCACTGGAAATCCAGGCCCCACTGGAAGACGAAGTGGCAAAGAACCTGTCACTTCAGGTTGCCTTCTCTGGGGCAACAGCTTGTATGGCCCATGTCAACGGAGTTCACTTGCATGTGGCAAATGCTGGTGACTGCCGGGCCATCCTTGGTGTTCAGGAGGACAATGGTATGTGGTCATGCCTACCCCTTACCTGCGACCACAATGCCTGGAATCCATCTGAGCTCTCCCGGCTTAAAAGGGAGCACCCTGAGTCAGAGGACAAGACAATCATCATAGATGACAGGCTGCTGGGTGTCCTCATGCCCTGCAGGGCATTTGGGGATGTTCAGCTGAAGTGGAGTAAAGAGCTTCAGCGAAACGTCCTGGAAAGGGGCTTTGATACTGAGGCCCTCAACATTTACCAGTTCACCCCCCCACACTACTATACTCCACCCTACCTGACTGCCAAACCTGAGGTTACATACCACAGACTGAGGCCCCAGGATAAGTTCCTTGTGCTGGCCTCAGATGGCCTCTGGGACATGCTGGGCAATGAGGATGTGGTGAGGCTGGTGGTGGGGCACCTGTCCAAGGCGGGTTGCCATAAGCCAGACCTGGCCCAAAGACCCGCCAACCTGGGGCTCATGCAGAGTCTGCTGCTGCAGAGGAAAGCTAGTGGGCTCCATGCAGCTGACCAAAATGCAGCCACACACCTGATCAGACATGCCATTGGGAGCAATGAGTATGGGGAGATGGAGCCAGAGCGACTGACAGCAATGCTGACATTGCCAGAGGACCTGGCAAGGATGTACAGGGATGATATCActgtcactgtggtatattttaaCTCAGACTCAATAGATGCATATTACAAGGGGAGTTAA